A single genomic interval of Nocardioides nitrophenolicus harbors:
- a CDS encoding VanZ family protein — MIRRPVAAVLLACYSVLVARLTLADPSAGRWAFDLGWHAADVASDGRLSWDQTEALANVALFVPAGFLLAVVLGRPLLAAALTVLASACIELAQQQFLPSRVPTLTDVAHNGLGGLVGAVLAAPLSRVGTSAARAN; from the coding sequence ATGATCCGCCGTCCCGTCGCCGCCGTCCTGCTGGCCTGCTACTCCGTCCTCGTCGCCCGGCTCACCCTCGCCGACCCGTCGGCCGGGCGCTGGGCCTTCGACCTGGGCTGGCACGCGGCCGACGTCGCCAGCGACGGCCGGCTGAGCTGGGACCAGACCGAGGCCTTGGCGAACGTCGCCCTGTTCGTGCCGGCCGGCTTCCTGCTCGCCGTCGTCCTCGGACGGCCACTGCTCGCCGCCGCACTGACCGTGCTCGCGTCGGCCTGCATCGAGCTGGCGCAGCAGCAGTTCCTCCCCAGCCGGGTGCCGACGCTCACCGACGTGGCGCACAACGGGCTCGGCGGGCTGGTCGGCGCGGTGCTCGCGGCGCCACTGAGCCGGGTCGGGACGAGCGCCGCCCGGGCAAACTAG
- a CDS encoding MarR family winged helix-turn-helix transcriptional regulator has protein sequence MSTTTRWLDDEETQAWRAWLDLNNRLFARLNRELQAASGLSISDYEILVALTDDDVPEHSLRMYELGERLQWEKSRVSKQVSRMEARGLVERRHCADDRRGAFVDLTEAGLAAISAAAPGHVALVRELFFDGLDGDQVRSLGRFATTVLGRLADG, from the coding sequence ATGAGTACGACGACACGATGGCTCGACGACGAGGAGACCCAGGCCTGGCGGGCCTGGCTCGACCTCAACAACCGGCTGTTCGCGCGCCTCAACCGCGAGCTGCAGGCTGCGAGCGGGCTCTCGATCTCCGACTACGAGATCCTCGTCGCGCTCACCGACGACGACGTCCCCGAGCACTCGCTGCGGATGTACGAGCTCGGCGAGCGCCTCCAGTGGGAGAAGAGCCGGGTCTCCAAGCAGGTGTCGCGGATGGAGGCCCGCGGCCTGGTCGAGCGCCGGCACTGCGCCGACGACCGGCGCGGCGCCTTCGTCGACCTCACCGAGGCGGGCCTGGCCGCGATCTCCGCCGCCGCGCCGGGCCATGTCGCGCTCGTGCGCGAGCTGTTCTTCGACGGGCTCGACGGCGACCAGGTCCGCAGCCTCGGCCGGTTCGCGACCACGGTCCTCGGCCGGCTCGCCGACGGCTGA
- a CDS encoding VOC family protein — translation MATIDLDAITKDRERIKREYLAPEGERPESSARGIHHAALLSSDVRRTIDFYQGLLEFPLTEIFENRDYAGSDHFFFDVGARNLLAFFTLPGLDLGPYAEVLGGHHHLAISVTREKWDYLRAKLDDAGVAYHLESKVSLYFPGPDGERLELLADPLGEMYGTKVL, via the coding sequence ATGGCAACCATCGACCTCGACGCGATCACCAAGGACCGCGAGCGGATCAAGCGGGAGTACCTCGCCCCCGAGGGCGAGCGCCCCGAGAGCAGCGCCCGCGGCATCCACCACGCCGCCCTGCTGTCCTCCGACGTCCGGCGCACCATCGACTTCTACCAGGGACTGCTGGAGTTCCCCCTGACCGAGATCTTCGAGAACCGCGACTACGCCGGCTCCGACCACTTCTTCTTCGACGTCGGCGCCCGCAACCTGCTGGCGTTCTTCACCCTCCCGGGCCTCGACCTCGGGCCGTACGCCGAGGTGCTGGGCGGGCACCACCACCTCGCCATCTCGGTGACCCGGGAGAAGTGGGACTACCTGCGCGCCAAGCTCGACGACGCGGGCGTGGCCTACCACCTGGAGTCGAAGGTCTCGCTCTACTTCCCCGGCCCCGACGGCGAGCGGCTCGAGCTGCTGGCCGACCCGCTCGGGGAGATGTACGGCACCAAGGTGCTGTGA
- the ykgO gene encoding type B 50S ribosomal protein L36 — translation MKVRNSIRSLKRQPGAQVVRRRGRIYVINKQNPRMKGRQG, via the coding sequence ATGAAGGTGCGGAACTCGATCCGGTCGCTCAAGCGCCAGCCGGGCGCCCAGGTGGTGCGCCGGCGCGGGCGGATCTACGTGATCAACAAGCAGAACCCGCGGATGAAGGGCCGCCAGGGCTGA
- a CDS encoding glyceraldehyde-3-phosphate dehydrogenase — translation MSTTEDKFTRWKHHEELAEAMIPIVGKLHREKDVTILLHSRSLVNKSVIDILKTHRYARQIDGVELSVRDTFPFLEAIAGLDLGAAKVDLALLIRAYRAADGSQSVADFTAAALAEATGDNKLPAPSPQDVVLYGFGRIGRLVARLLVEKSGSGNGLRLRAVVVRKGKGDDLKKRASLLRRDSIHGAFNGSITVDEEKHQIIANGNVIQVIYSNSPEEIDYTEYGIEDAILIDNTGIWRDREGLSGHLRPGIAKVLLTAPGKGDVPNIVHGVNHLDVDLDEKVLSCASCTTNAIVPPLKAMEDEFGIVRGHVETVHSFTNDQNLLDNYHKADRRGRSAPLNLVITETGAASAVAKVLPDLKARITGNSIRVPTPDVSIAILSLQLERETTREEVNEHLRNASLVGPLARNLDYTTASDAVSTDFIGARAASIVDGGASIVDGDSAILYVWYDNEFGYSCQVLRTVQYICGVEYTTLPRV, via the coding sequence TTGAGCACCACCGAAGACAAGTTCACTCGCTGGAAGCACCACGAAGAGCTCGCCGAGGCGATGATCCCGATCGTCGGCAAGCTGCACCGCGAGAAGGACGTCACGATCCTGCTCCACAGCCGCTCGCTGGTGAACAAGTCGGTCATCGACATCCTCAAGACCCACCGCTACGCCCGCCAGATCGACGGCGTCGAGCTGTCGGTGCGCGACACCTTCCCCTTCCTCGAGGCGATCGCCGGGCTCGACCTGGGCGCCGCGAAGGTCGACCTCGCGCTGCTCATCCGCGCCTACCGGGCCGCCGACGGCAGCCAGTCGGTCGCCGACTTCACCGCCGCCGCGCTGGCCGAGGCCACCGGTGACAACAAGCTCCCCGCGCCGTCGCCGCAGGACGTGGTCCTCTACGGCTTCGGCCGGATCGGCCGCCTCGTCGCGCGCCTGCTGGTCGAGAAGTCCGGCTCCGGCAACGGCCTGCGGCTGCGCGCCGTCGTGGTCCGCAAGGGCAAGGGCGACGACCTGAAGAAGCGCGCCTCGCTGCTGCGCCGCGACTCGATCCACGGCGCCTTCAACGGCTCGATCACGGTCGACGAGGAGAAGCACCAGATCATCGCCAACGGCAACGTGATCCAGGTGATCTACTCGAACTCCCCCGAGGAGATCGACTACACCGAGTACGGCATCGAGGACGCCATCCTCATCGACAACACCGGCATCTGGCGCGACCGCGAGGGCCTCTCGGGCCACCTGCGCCCCGGCATCGCCAAGGTGCTGCTCACCGCGCCGGGCAAGGGCGACGTGCCCAACATCGTCCACGGCGTCAACCACCTCGACGTCGACCTCGACGAGAAGGTGCTCTCCTGCGCGTCGTGCACGACGAACGCGATCGTCCCGCCGCTCAAGGCGATGGAGGACGAGTTCGGCATCGTCCGTGGCCACGTCGAGACGGTGCACTCGTTCACCAACGACCAGAACCTGCTCGACAACTACCACAAGGCCGACCGTCGCGGCCGCTCCGCGCCGCTCAACCTGGTCATCACCGAGACCGGCGCGGCGTCGGCCGTCGCCAAGGTGCTCCCCGACCTCAAGGCCCGGATCACCGGCAACTCGATCCGGGTCCCCACCCCGGACGTGTCGATCGCGATCCTCAGCCTGCAGCTCGAGCGCGAGACCACCCGCGAGGAGGTCAACGAGCACCTCCGCAACGCCTCCCTGGTCGGCCCGCTGGCCCGCAACCTCGACTACACGACCGCCTCCGACGCCGTGTCCACCGACTTCATCGGCGCCCGCGCGGCCTCGATCGTCGACGGCGGTGCCTCGATCGTCGACGGCGACTCGGCGATCCTCTACGTCTGGTACGACAACGAGTTCGGCTACTCCTGCCAGGTGCTGCGCACCGTGCAGTACATCTGCGGCGTGGAGTACACCACGCTGCCGCGCGTCTGA
- a CDS encoding FAD-dependent oxidoreductase — protein MSAISPVQQEYDVVVVGSGGGALTGAALAAAAGLSTLVLERTPLIGGTSAYSGGACWLPGSEVQQRAGLPDSTEGARAYLGAILESPDQERVEALLTQAPRLVAQLEADPLMEFEWIPFAEYYDAPGRVPMGRSIQPTSIRRDELDPAVAALVRPPVERDRAGRPGRATLSGGQALIARLAAMTVRDGGTIATGHQVTGFGRDAAGRATTVRFTGPDGAGEVRARRGILIAAGGFEGSPERRTAHGTPGDAAWTMAPRGTNTGEVIDAAAEIGAATDWSGEGWFCPGLQQPDGSGAFTLGFRGGVMVDATARRYANECLPYDRFGRAMAAAADRTPSWLVFDSREDGRLPAIAMPEGERAEHLAAGTWVEADTIEELAVAVGLDPVALVATVERYNAFAAAGRDEDFGRGEDEYDTFFAGGGGPSAALAPVDKAPFTAARFVLSDLGTKGGLVTDASARVLDVEGRPIPGLYAASNSTASVFGSAYPGPGAPLGAAMTFASLAVADLRGRPL, from the coding sequence ATGAGCGCGATCAGCCCCGTCCAGCAGGAGTACGACGTCGTCGTGGTCGGGTCGGGCGGTGGCGCCCTGACCGGGGCCGCCCTCGCCGCCGCGGCCGGGCTGAGCACGCTGGTGCTCGAGCGGACCCCGCTGATCGGAGGCACGTCGGCGTACTCCGGCGGCGCGTGCTGGCTGCCCGGCTCCGAGGTGCAGCAGCGCGCCGGGCTCCCGGACTCGACCGAGGGCGCCCGCGCGTACCTCGGCGCGATCCTCGAGTCGCCCGACCAGGAGCGGGTCGAGGCGCTGCTCACCCAGGCTCCGCGCCTGGTCGCCCAGCTCGAGGCGGACCCGCTCATGGAGTTCGAGTGGATCCCGTTCGCGGAGTACTACGACGCGCCCGGCCGGGTGCCGATGGGCCGCTCGATCCAGCCGACGAGCATCCGGCGCGACGAGCTCGACCCCGCCGTGGCGGCGCTGGTGCGGCCGCCGGTCGAGCGGGACCGCGCGGGCCGGCCGGGCCGCGCCACGCTGTCCGGCGGGCAGGCGCTGATCGCGCGGCTGGCCGCGATGACGGTGCGCGACGGCGGCACCATCGCGACCGGGCACCAGGTCACCGGCTTCGGGCGGGACGCGGCCGGCCGCGCCACGACGGTGCGCTTCACCGGGCCGGACGGCGCCGGCGAGGTGCGCGCCCGGCGCGGCATCCTGATCGCGGCCGGCGGCTTCGAGGGCAGCCCGGAGCGGCGTACCGCCCACGGCACGCCGGGCGACGCCGCCTGGACGATGGCGCCGCGCGGCACCAACACCGGAGAGGTGATCGACGCGGCCGCCGAGATCGGCGCCGCCACCGACTGGTCGGGCGAGGGCTGGTTCTGCCCGGGCCTGCAGCAGCCCGACGGCAGCGGCGCCTTCACGCTCGGCTTCCGCGGCGGCGTGATGGTCGACGCGACGGCACGGCGCTACGCCAACGAGTGCCTGCCCTACGACAGGTTCGGCCGGGCGATGGCGGCCGCCGCCGACCGGACGCCGTCCTGGCTGGTCTTCGACTCCCGCGAGGACGGCCGGCTGCCCGCGATCGCGATGCCCGAGGGCGAGCGCGCGGAGCACCTCGCCGCCGGCACCTGGGTGGAGGCAGACACCATCGAGGAGCTCGCCGTCGCGGTGGGCCTCGACCCCGTCGCGCTGGTCGCGACCGTCGAGCGCTACAACGCCTTCGCGGCCGCGGGCAGGGACGAGGACTTCGGCCGCGGCGAGGACGAGTACGACACCTTCTTCGCCGGCGGCGGCGGCCCCTCCGCCGCGCTCGCCCCCGTCGACAAGGCGCCGTTCACCGCCGCCCGGTTCGTGCTGTCCGACCTCGGCACCAAGGGCGGCCTGGTCACCGACGCGAGCGCGCGGGTGCTCGACGTCGAGGGCCGCCCGATCCCCGGCCTCTACGCCGCGAGCAACTCCACCGCCTCGGTGTTCGGCTCGGCGTACCCGGGTCCGGGGGCGCCGCTCGGCGCCGCGATGACCTTCGCCTCGCTCGCCGTGGCGGATCTGCGCGGCCGGCCGCTGTAG